From a single Parambassis ranga chromosome 2, fParRan2.1, whole genome shotgun sequence genomic region:
- the syt1a gene encoding synaptotagmin-1a isoform X3: protein MSESRREALAAAAPAPTTASSSTAGSNTTNMAGSGTEQKDEAFSKLKDKFMNELNKIPLPSWAIVSIAFVAIILVLACCFCICKKWIFKKKNKKKGKDKGKNAINMKDVMDGAKTEALKDEEDAETGLTEMEKEAEPKEDQKLGKLQYSLDYNFTENTLIVGIIQAAELPAMDMGGTSDPYVKVYLLPDKKKKFETKVHRKTLNPVFNEQFTFKVPYIELGGKTLVMTVYDFDRFSKHDAIGDIKVPMNKVDFSHITEEWRDLQSAEKEEQEKLGDICFSLRYVPTAGKLTVVILEAKNLKKMDVGGLSDPYVKIHLMQNGKRLKKKKTTIKKNTLNPYYNESFSFEVPFEQIQKVQVVITVLDYDKIGKNDAIGKVFVGLNSSGTELRHWSDMLANPRRPIAQWHVLKPEEEVDAQLSTKK, encoded by the exons ATGAGTGAGAGTCGAAGGGAAGCACTGGCAGCCGCGGCGCCCGCACCCaccaccgcctcctcctccacggCCGGCTCCAACACCACCAACATGGCTGGCTCGGGCACAGAACAAAAGGATGAAGCCTTTTCCAAGCTGAAGGACAAGTTCATGAATGAGCTGAACAAAATCCCAC TGCCATCATGGGCCATTGTCTCCATCGCCTTCGTGGCCATCATCCTGGTGTTAGCGTGCTGCTTCTGCATCTGCAAAAAATGGATAttcaagaagaaaaacaaaaagaagggCAAAGACAAGGGCAAAAACGCCATCAACATGAAGGACGTCATGGACGGGGCCAAAACCGAG GCCttgaaggatgaggaggatgcgGAGACAGGGCTGACTGAAATGGAGAAAGAGGCCGAGCCCAAGGAGGACCAGAAACTGGGCAAATTACAATACTCCCTGGATTACAATTTCACAGAGAATACG CTCATAGTGGGGATCATTCAGGCAGCCGAGCTGCCTGCTATGGACATGGGCGGCACATCCGACCCATACGTGAAGGTCTACCTGCTGcctgacaagaagaagaagtttgaAACCAAGGTCCACAGGAAGACCCTCAACCCCGTCTTCAACGAGCAGTTCACCTTCAAG GTCCCCTATATAGAGCTGGGCGGGAAGACACTGGTGATGACGGTGTACGATTTCGACCGTTTTTCTAAGCATGATGCCATTGGCGACATCAAGGTGCCCATGAACAAGGTGGACTTCAGCCACATAACAGAGGAGTGGAGGGATCTGCAGAGTgctgagaaggaggag CAAGAGAAGCTGGGCGATATCTGCTTCTCCCTGCGATACGTTCCCACTGCTGGCAAGCTGACCGTGGTCATCCTGGAGGCCAAAAACCTGAAGAAAATGGACGTGGGAGGCTTGTCAG atcCATATGTGAAGATCCACCTGATGCAAAACGGCAAgaggctgaagaagaagaagacgacaATCAAGAAGAACACCCTCAACCCTTACTACAACGAGTCCTTTAGCTTTGAAGTCCCGTTTGAACAAATCCAG AAAGTGCAAGTTGTTATAACTGTTCTGGACTATGACAAGATCGGCAAGAACGATGCCATCGGCAAGGTCTTTGTGGGCCTCAACAGCTCGGGGACGGAGCTGCGCCACTGGTCCGACATGCTGGCCAACCCCAGGAGACCCATCGCCCAGTGGCACGTGCTGAAgcctgaggaggaggtggatgcTCAGCTCTCCACCAAGAAATAG